From one Campylobacter sp. CCUG 57310 genomic stretch:
- a CDS encoding type II toxin-antitoxin system HicA family toxin, producing the protein MSNKIHKIIDKMRRSPSSISFNEVQDILVYLGYELSNNAKGSHMIFRKPGYDHVNIPFAKPIKKHYIKKVLELYEEESID; encoded by the coding sequence ATGAGTAATAAAATTCATAAGATAATAGACAAGATGCGAAGATCTCCTTCAAGTATCAGTTTTAATGAGGTGCAGGATATATTAGTTTATTTAGGTTACGAACTTAGCAATAACGCAAAAGGTTCTCACATGATCTTTAGAAAACCAGGCTATGATCATGTAAACATTCCATTTGCTAAACCCATAAAGAAACATTATATCAAGAAAGTTTTAGAACTATACGAAGAAGAGTCTATAGATTAG
- a CDS encoding replication initiation protein — MTKEITKNLSNRSVVVQSNSMINSKYELTETQQKLILLAIAQIKTADEKFFRYSCTVSELEQKLGVKLNETRLKDLAKDILKKPLEIKEQNKWIGCNWFSAFIYHIDQGRFEFEISPTLTPYLLQLKKEFTTYNIEQAIKFSGKYTTRFYQFMIQAQHQRDKKRVFVLEELYELLQLPKTLRNFAKFRQYVIEPSIEEINKKSDIQVDYEVTKKIRKKAIEITLRFDFKERLVAQTAQAIEAKELNKYKGKEFSYFGALFKIEYLQINEEKNRIEAIFIDPRDDQKARADFDSLEHLDRAIREAKELKAEMKSNPEKYKKKDRDVSGLF; from the coding sequence ATGACTAAAGAAATAACAAAAAATCTATCAAATAGATCAGTTGTGGTTCAATCAAATTCAATGATAAACAGCAAATACGAGCTTACGGAAACTCAACAGAAACTAATTCTTTTAGCCATAGCGCAAATTAAAACAGCTGATGAGAAATTCTTTCGCTATTCTTGTACTGTTTCAGAGCTCGAGCAAAAACTAGGAGTTAAACTTAACGAAACAAGATTAAAGGATCTAGCGAAAGACATATTAAAAAAGCCTCTAGAGATTAAAGAACAAAACAAATGGATAGGCTGCAATTGGTTTTCAGCTTTTATTTATCATATAGATCAAGGAAGGTTTGAATTCGAAATTAGCCCTACTCTTACACCATATTTGTTACAATTAAAAAAAGAATTTACAACCTACAACATAGAACAGGCAATAAAATTTAGCGGTAAATATACTACAAGATTTTATCAGTTTATGATACAAGCTCAACATCAAAGAGATAAAAAACGAGTATTTGTATTAGAAGAGCTTTATGAATTACTACAATTGCCAAAAACCTTGAGGAACTTTGCCAAATTCCGTCAATATGTTATTGAGCCTAGCATAGAAGAAATTAATAAAAAAAGCGACATTCAAGTAGATTATGAAGTAACAAAAAAGATACGAAAAAAAGCAATAGAAATCACTCTAAGGTTTGATTTTAAGGAACGCCTAGTAGCTCAAACGGCTCAAGCTATAGAAGCTAAAGAGCTAAACAAATATAAAGGCAAAGAATTCTCATACTTCGGAGCGTTGTTTAAAATCGAATACCTACAAATCAACGAAGAAAAGAACCGAATAGAAGCTATATTTATTGACCCTAGAGATGATCAAAAAGCAAGAGCAGATTTTGACAGCTTAGAGCATTTAGATAGAGCCATAAGAGAAGCCAAAGAGCTTAAAGCGGAGATGAAATCAAACCCTGAAAAATATAAGAAAAAAGATAGAGATGTGAGCGGATTATTTTAA
- a CDS encoding type II toxin-antitoxin system HicB family antitoxin: protein MTPQAKNKEYYLNLNYSMIINKEDDEFVAYYKEYPKITGCGDNEIEAIEDLKEAFSCLLDVLIAEGEEIKEPAPVEKKVRVNVILPEKLLKSISELTNNRSVFLSKAAKYAIENKIAL from the coding sequence ATGACACCACAAGCAAAAAATAAAGAATACTACTTGAATTTAAACTATAGCATGATAATCAACAAAGAAGATGATGAATTTGTAGCTTACTACAAAGAATATCCTAAAATTACAGGATGCGGGGATAATGAAATAGAAGCTATTGAGGATCTAAAAGAAGCTTTTTCTTGTTTGCTTGATGTATTAATAGCAGAAGGAGAAGAGATTAAGGAGCCGGCACCGGTTGAAAAGAAAGTAAGAGTTAATGTAATCCTTCCGGAAAAGCTACTAAAATCTATTAGCGAGTTAACAAACAACAGATCAGTCTTTTTAAGTAAGGCTGCGAAGTATGCTATAGAAAACAAGATAGCTTTATAA